The following proteins come from a genomic window of Citrobacter europaeus:
- a CDS encoding TRAP transporter small permease, with protein sequence MGECYSSVMDFLYRVSMWIAGIALLVMVAIIPIGIFARYVLNNALSWPEPVAILCMVTFTFIGAAVSYRAGSHIAVSMVTDRLGDASRRYCSVIADVMLVAISLFILWYGTNLCLELWDQPVAEFPLLSAGQNYLPLPIGSAITLLFIAEKIFRGPQYQRPVVMLGSTS encoded by the coding sequence ATGGGTGAATGCTATTCATCGGTAATGGATTTTCTTTATCGAGTGTCAATGTGGATTGCCGGTATCGCATTATTGGTCATGGTCGCCATTATCCCTATTGGCATATTCGCGCGTTATGTTCTGAATAACGCCCTGTCATGGCCAGAACCCGTCGCCATTCTTTGTATGGTGACATTCACCTTTATTGGCGCGGCGGTAAGCTATCGTGCAGGCTCGCATATCGCGGTGAGCATGGTGACTGACCGTCTGGGTGATGCTTCCCGCCGTTATTGTTCGGTAATCGCAGACGTTATGCTGGTGGCGATAAGCTTGTTTATCCTCTGGTACGGAACCAATCTCTGTCTTGAACTGTGGGACCAGCCCGTGGCGGAATTCCCGCTTTTAAGCGCCGGGCAAAACTATCTTCCGTTGCCGATTGGCTCTGCCATAACGCTGCTGTTTATCGCAGAAAAGATTTTCCGTGGTCCGCAGTACCAACGTCCCGTTGTCATGCTGGGATCGACCAGCTAG
- a CDS encoding TRAP transporter large permease gives MDAFILVFTLGIMLAIGVPVAYAVGISAIIGAWYIDIPLEAVMIQLTSGVNKFSLLAIPFFILAGAIMAEGGIARRLVNFAYIFVGFIRGGLSLVNIVASTFFGAISGSSVADTASIGSVMIPEMDKKGYPRDFAAAVTASGSVQAILTPPSHNSVIYSLATGGTVSIAALFIAGILPGLLLSFSLMVMCVAFAHKRGYPKGERVPFRQALKIFVDTLWGLMTVVIIMGGILSGIFTATESAAIACLWAFFVTMFIYRDYKWSELPKLMFRTVKTVTIVMILIGFAAAFGAVMTYMQLPMRITEAFTSISDNKYVILMCINIMLLLIGTLMDMAPLILILTPVLLPVTNALGIDPVHFGMIMLVNLGIGLITPPVGSVLFVASAVSKQKIEQVVKAMLPFYLVLFLVLMLVTYIPAISLFLPKLFGVM, from the coding sequence ATGGATGCATTTATTCTCGTCTTTACGCTCGGCATTATGCTGGCGATTGGGGTACCGGTAGCGTACGCGGTTGGCATTAGCGCCATCATTGGGGCCTGGTATATAGATATTCCGCTGGAAGCAGTAATGATCCAACTGACCAGCGGGGTGAATAAGTTTTCGCTGCTGGCGATCCCATTCTTTATTCTGGCCGGGGCTATTATGGCCGAAGGAGGAATTGCGCGGCGACTGGTGAACTTTGCCTATATTTTCGTTGGCTTTATTCGCGGTGGGCTGTCGCTGGTAAACATTGTGGCATCGACCTTTTTTGGCGCCATTTCCGGATCGTCCGTGGCCGATACCGCGTCCATCGGTTCGGTAATGATCCCTGAGATGGATAAAAAAGGTTATCCGCGCGACTTTGCCGCGGCGGTCACTGCCAGCGGCTCGGTACAGGCGATCCTCACGCCGCCCAGTCATAACTCGGTTATCTACTCGCTGGCAACGGGTGGGACGGTGTCGATTGCTGCGCTGTTCATCGCCGGGATCCTGCCGGGCCTGCTGTTAAGCTTCAGCCTGATGGTCATGTGCGTGGCTTTCGCGCACAAACGCGGTTATCCAAAAGGGGAACGCGTACCGTTTCGCCAGGCGCTGAAGATTTTCGTCGATACGCTGTGGGGATTGATGACGGTTGTGATCATCATGGGCGGCATCCTGTCAGGTATCTTTACCGCGACGGAGTCTGCGGCGATTGCCTGCCTGTGGGCCTTCTTTGTCACCATGTTTATCTATCGTGACTATAAATGGTCTGAGCTGCCGAAGCTGATGTTCCGCACGGTGAAAACGGTCACGATCGTCATGATCCTGATAGGCTTTGCCGCTGCGTTCGGTGCCGTCATGACCTATATGCAGTTGCCGATGCGTATCACTGAAGCCTTCACCAGCATCTCGGACAACAAATACGTCATTCTGATGTGCATTAACATCATGCTGCTGCTGATCGGTACGCTGATGGATATGGCGCCGCTGATCCTGATTTTGACGCCGGTTCTGCTGCCGGTGACCAACGCGCTCGGTATTGATCCGGTCCATTTTGGCATGATCATGCTGGTGAACTTAGGGATCGGCCTGATTACGCCGCCGGTAGGGTCGGTGCTGTTTGTGGCCAGTGCGGTGAGTAAGCAGAAAATAGAGCAGGTGGTAAAGGCGATGTTGCCATTCTACCTTGTGCTATTCCTGGTGCTGATGCTCGTGACGTACATTCCGGCGATTTCGCTGTTCCTGCCGAAACTGTTTGGTGTGATGTGA